Proteins found in one uncultured Campylobacter sp. genomic segment:
- the ppa gene encoding inorganic diphosphatase — protein MDLSKIKVGSNPDKINAVIEIPYGSNIKYEIDKASGALCVDRVLYGAMFYPANYGFVPNTLADDGDPADVLVLNEYPLAAGSVIPCRLIGVLMMEDESGMDEKLLAVPVSKIDPRYEGIKGVADLPKATLDKIKNFFETYKLLEPNKWVKVKDFASAAEAEKILDKAIKAYK, from the coding sequence ATGGATCTTTCAAAGATAAAAGTGGGCTCAAACCCCGATAAAATCAACGCAGTAATCGAGATACCTTACGGCTCGAATATCAAATACGAGATCGACAAAGCAAGCGGCGCGCTCTGCGTAGATCGCGTGCTATACGGCGCGATGTTTTACCCGGCAAATTACGGCTTCGTGCCCAATACCTTGGCAGACGACGGCGATCCTGCAGATGTTTTGGTGCTAAACGAATACCCGCTTGCCGCCGGTAGCGTGATCCCGTGCCGCCTAATCGGCGTTTTGATGATGGAGGACGAAAGCGGCATGGACGAGAAGCTGCTTGCCGTGCCGGTTAGCAAGATCGATCCGCGATATGAGGGCATTAAAGGGGTCGCCGATCTGCCTAAAGCGACGCTGGATAAGATCAAAAATTTCTTCGAAACCTACAAGCTTTTAGAGCCGAATAAATGGGTCAAAGTAAAGGACTTTGCAAGCGCCGCGGAAGCGGAGAAAATTCTAGACAAAGCGATCAAGGCTTATAAATAA
- a CDS encoding TatD family hydrolase, with protein sequence MIIDTHCHLDDASFDADLDAVIERATIAGVRGIIIPGADVADLDKACKISHARDNVYFAVGVHPYEIDSFDMEVLKRYADDPKCVGVGECGLDYFRLKQQESKETKALEISRQKDAFISQIDLATQLQKPLIVHIREANEDSFGILKDRAGDLCGGVLHCFNASKLLLGLSEYGFYFGIGGVLTFKNAKNLAEILPQIPQERLLIETDAPYLTPHPHRGERNEPAFTRLVVEKVAEILSLSVKEVEAITTQNACRLFGDKIKGEI encoded by the coding sequence ATGATTATAGATACACATTGCCATTTAGACGATGCTAGTTTCGATGCCGATTTGGACGCGGTGATTGAGCGCGCCACGATTGCAGGCGTGCGCGGCATCATCATTCCCGGTGCCGATGTAGCAGACCTAGATAAGGCATGTAAAATTTCGCACGCACGGGATAATGTGTATTTTGCCGTAGGGGTACATCCATACGAGATAGATTCTTTCGATATGGAGGTGCTGAAGCGGTATGCTGACGATCCCAAATGCGTGGGCGTTGGCGAATGCGGTCTTGATTATTTCAGACTTAAGCAGCAAGAGAGCAAGGAAACCAAAGCCTTAGAAATCTCCCGCCAAAAAGACGCCTTCATCTCACAAATCGATCTAGCAACACAACTTCAAAAACCACTTATAGTCCATATCCGAGAAGCAAACGAAGATAGCTTTGGAATTCTAAAAGATCGTGCCGGCGATTTATGTGGCGGTGTTTTACACTGCTTCAATGCCAGCAAGCTTTTGCTAGGTCTTAGCGAATACGGATTTTACTTCGGTATCGGCGGAGTTTTAACATTCAAAAATGCAAAAAACTTAGCTGAGATCTTACCGCAAATTCCGCAAGAGCGCCTCTTAATCGAGACGGATGCACCATATCTAACCCCGCATCCGCATCGCGGCGAGCGCAACGAGCCTGCATTTACGAGACTCGTGGTAGAAAAAGTCGCGGAAATTTTAAGCCTAAGCGTAAAAGAGGTCGAAGCAATAACGACTCAAAACGCCTGTAGGCTTTTTGGCGATAAAATCAAAGGAGAGATATGA
- a CDS encoding NirD/YgiW/YdeI family stress tolerance protein: MQADFKFNEILDLFVDAEIKILRIDMVRKFLLSMALCAAAFAAGGFVPSGSAAQTQPLSVKEALKLRDDSFVVIDGKIKSQLKHEHYRFVDQNGDNIEVEIDDDVWRGVSVDENTLVRISGEIDKDFTNTTIDVKNIKILNSK; encoded by the coding sequence ATGCAAGCGGATTTTAAATTTAATGAAATTTTGGATCTGTTTGTGGATGCAGAGATTAAAATTTTAAGGATAGATATGGTTAGAAAATTTTTACTTAGTATGGCTTTGTGCGCGGCTGCATTCGCCGCGGGCGGGTTTGTGCCAAGCGGCTCCGCGGCGCAAACTCAGCCGTTAAGCGTCAAAGAAGCGCTTAAATTAAGAGATGATTCTTTTGTCGTAATCGACGGCAAGATAAAATCTCAACTCAAACACGAGCATTATAGATTTGTGGATCAAAACGGCGATAACATCGAGGTTGAGATCGATGATGACGTTTGGCGCGGCGTGAGCGTGGATGAAAATACGCTCGTGCGAATTAGCGGCGAGATCGACAAAGATTTTACAAACACGACGATAGACGTGAAAAATATCAAGATTTTAAATTCTAAATAA
- a CDS encoding AAA family ATPase, with protein sequence MLERIYIKNNLGFCESELSFGPGLSVFTGISGAGKSVLIGAILAVFGLKECEAELIEADVEHKFDMENFGLINDAPNIFRVLKERSLRYFINSQSVSKKNLSTIAGEYVKFLGAKNAGEMSSDSLLKLLDFIAAKKDAAHALSLSELQSAFTEFSRTKKQLDEILDQERKIEELKEFARFEIEKIERVSPKIGEYEELLQIKKKLSKKDKIEELWARVQGVFELERSVIEALSLSGLDSAFFEDAMNELRLKREGLNLDELENIDIEKILDRIEALSALNRRYGSVEEALATLEARKKELEHYEQLSFEKTKLQAEFKRLSESTATLAKKISEARKGAKKRLEDLINSYLKQLYMDGVELSFKPAVLSERGTDEICVSLCKTEFKNLSSGETNRLRLAFIAASLELTNNGEGILILDEIDSNLSGKEAMSIANVLVKISKFYQIFAISHQPQLSSKAASHFLVSKTNGKSSVRLLSENEKITELARMISGETITAEALEFAKKLRQS encoded by the coding sequence ATGCTAGAAAGAATTTATATTAAAAATAATCTAGGTTTTTGCGAGAGCGAGCTTAGTTTTGGCCCGGGACTTAGCGTATTTACAGGCATCAGCGGCGCAGGTAAATCGGTATTAATAGGCGCTATTTTAGCGGTGTTTGGGCTTAAAGAATGCGAGGCAGAGCTCATAGAAGCGGACGTAGAGCATAAATTTGATATGGAAAATTTCGGTTTGATAAACGATGCGCCAAATATTTTTCGCGTCCTAAAAGAGCGTAGCTTGCGATACTTTATAAATTCTCAATCGGTCTCAAAAAAAAATCTAAGCACGATCGCCGGCGAATACGTGAAATTTTTAGGCGCGAAAAACGCCGGCGAAATGAGTAGCGACAGTTTGCTAAAATTACTTGATTTTATCGCCGCGAAAAAAGATGCGGCGCACGCGCTAAGCCTATCGGAGCTTCAAAGCGCCTTTACGGAATTTAGCCGCACAAAAAAGCAGCTGGATGAAATTTTAGATCAAGAGCGCAAGATTGAGGAGTTAAAGGAATTCGCTCGCTTTGAGATTGAAAAAATCGAGCGCGTATCGCCTAAGATCGGCGAATACGAGGAGCTTTTGCAGATCAAAAAAAAGCTTAGTAAAAAAGATAAGATCGAGGAACTTTGGGCTAGGGTGCAGGGCGTTTTTGAGCTGGAACGCAGCGTCATCGAAGCGCTAAGTCTTAGCGGACTGGATAGCGCGTTTTTTGAGGATGCGATGAACGAGCTGCGGCTAAAGCGAGAAGGCTTGAATTTAGACGAGCTCGAAAACATCGACATAGAGAAAATTTTAGATCGTATCGAAGCTCTTAGCGCGCTAAATAGGCGCTACGGAAGCGTAGAAGAGGCTTTAGCTACGCTTGAAGCGCGCAAGAAAGAGCTTGAGCATTACGAGCAGTTAAGCTTTGAAAAAACCAAGTTGCAAGCAGAATTTAAACGTCTTAGCGAAAGCACCGCTACCCTTGCCAAAAAAATTAGCGAGGCTCGCAAGGGCGCTAAAAAACGGCTCGAGGATCTGATAAATTCCTATCTAAAGCAGCTTTATATGGACGGAGTGGAGCTTAGTTTTAAGCCCGCGGTTCTTAGTGAGCGCGGCACGGACGAAATTTGCGTTAGCTTGTGCAAGACGGAATTTAAAAATTTAAGCTCAGGCGAGACGAACCGCTTACGCCTTGCTTTCATCGCGGCAAGCTTGGAGCTTACAAATAACGGTGAGGGAATTTTAATCTTAGACGAGATTGATTCAAATTTAAGCGGAAAAGAGGCGATGAGTATCGCTAACGTGCTGGTAAAAATTTCAAAATTTTATCAAATTTTTGCGATCTCGCACCAGCCGCAGCTTAGCTCAAAGGCTGCGTCACACTTTTTAGTAAGTAAAACGAACGGCAAATCTAGCGTGAGATTATTAAGCGAAAATGAGAAAATAACAGAGCTAGCTCGTATGATAAGCGGCGAGACGATTACTGCAGAAGCCCTGGAATTCGCTAAAAAGCTAAGACAAAGCTGA
- the aspS gene encoding aspartate--tRNA ligase: MRSHYCADLSKNDIGKSVTVCGWVNSYRDHGGVIFIDLRDRSGLLQLVCDPKDSHSAYEVANTVRNEFVLKAVGKIRARGEGLENPNLKTGDIEVVVESLEIENPSKPLPFVIGDKSVNEETKLKYRFLDLRAEGSFDKFKMRSKAAIAARNALDRLGFVEVETPILTRATPEGARDYLVPSRVYPGSFYALPQSPQLFKQLLMCSGFDKYFQIARCFRDEDLRADRQPEFTQIDIEMSFNTQYDVMRVAEEVLKDIFKSCGREIVTPFRHMEYKDAMELYGSDKPDLRYDMPFIDVADIFEKSSNEIFSNLAKDRKANRVKALKVEGGDLKFSKRQMQGFEEYVKKFGAQGLAFIQVKEDGLKGPLVKFFEKSELDELISRCELKVGDVVFFGAGKKKIVLDYMGRFRIFLANELGLIDPNRLEFLWVVNFPMFEQNDDGSYSAMHHPFTMPNNPDEPDLEDITSIAYDVVLNGIELGGGSIRIHKADIQEKVFRLLKIEPAEQREKFGFLLDALSFGAPPHGGIAIGFDRLMMLVTGSSSIREVIAFPKTQRAQCPLTKAPSVVTDEQLRELGLRLHKKEQK, translated from the coding sequence TTGCGAAGTCATTATTGCGCCGATTTGAGTAAAAACGATATCGGCAAAAGTGTAACCGTGTGCGGCTGGGTAAATTCTTACCGCGACCACGGCGGCGTGATTTTTATAGATTTGCGCGACCGAAGCGGGCTGTTACAGCTAGTCTGTGATCCCAAAGATAGCCACTCGGCATACGAGGTAGCAAATACCGTGCGAAACGAATTTGTCCTAAAAGCCGTTGGCAAGATCCGCGCTCGCGGCGAGGGGCTGGAAAATCCAAATTTAAAAACCGGCGATATCGAAGTCGTAGTAGAAAGTTTAGAGATCGAAAATCCGAGCAAGCCGCTTCCTTTCGTAATCGGTGATAAAAGCGTCAACGAGGAAACTAAGCTAAAATACCGCTTTTTGGATCTGCGTGCAGAGGGCAGCTTCGATAAATTTAAAATGCGCTCCAAGGCTGCGATCGCCGCGCGAAATGCTCTTGATAGGCTAGGCTTTGTGGAGGTCGAAACGCCGATCTTAACGCGCGCGACGCCTGAAGGCGCTAGGGATTATCTGGTGCCTAGCCGCGTCTATCCGGGCAGCTTTTACGCGCTCCCGCAAAGTCCGCAGCTTTTTAAACAGCTTTTGATGTGCTCGGGCTTTGATAAATACTTCCAGATCGCGCGCTGCTTTCGCGACGAGGACCTGCGCGCCGACCGTCAGCCGGAATTTACGCAGATCGATATCGAGATGAGCTTCAATACCCAATACGACGTAATGCGCGTAGCCGAGGAGGTTTTAAAGGATATTTTCAAATCCTGCGGCCGCGAGATCGTCACTCCTTTTAGACATATGGAGTATAAAGACGCGATGGAGCTTTACGGCAGCGACAAACCCGATCTGCGCTACGATATGCCTTTCATCGACGTAGCCGATATTTTTGAAAAATCGAGCAACGAAATTTTTTCAAATTTAGCCAAAGACCGCAAGGCTAACCGTGTTAAAGCGCTCAAAGTCGAGGGCGGCGATCTGAAATTTAGCAAACGCCAGATGCAAGGCTTTGAGGAATACGTGAAAAAATTCGGCGCGCAGGGACTTGCGTTTATCCAAGTAAAAGAGGACGGGCTAAAGGGGCCGCTGGTAAAATTCTTTGAAAAAAGCGAGCTGGACGAACTCATCAGCCGCTGCGAGCTAAAGGTCGGCGACGTCGTATTTTTCGGCGCTGGCAAAAAGAAAATCGTGCTTGATTATATGGGCAGATTTAGAATTTTCCTCGCAAACGAGCTCGGTCTGATCGATCCGAACAGGCTTGAGTTTTTGTGGGTCGTAAATTTCCCTATGTTTGAGCAAAACGACGACGGCAGCTACTCTGCGATGCACCATCCTTTCACTATGCCGAACAATCCCGATGAGCCCGATTTGGAGGATATCACGTCGATCGCCTACGACGTCGTGTTAAACGGCATCGAGCTTGGCGGCGGCAGTATCAGGATCCACAAAGCGGACATTCAAGAAAAGGTCTTTAGGCTGCTTAAGATCGAGCCTGCGGAGCAGAGAGAGAAATTCGGCTTCCTGCTCGATGCGCTAAGCTTCGGCGCGCCTCCGCACGGAGGTATCGCGATCGGCTTTGATAGGCTGATGATGCTGGTTACCGGCTCAAGCAGTATCCGCGAGGTCATCGCGTTTCCTAAAACGCAGCGCGCGCAGTGTCCGCTCACCAAAGCCCCTAGCGTCGTTACAGACGAGCAGCTTCGCGAGCTAGGTCTTAGGCTTCATAAGAAGGAGCAAAAATGA
- a CDS encoding adenylate kinase translates to MKSLFLIIGAPGSGKTTDASMIAQMNQSIEHYSTGDLLRAEVASGSALGRQIDGFISKGNLVPLDIVVNAIVSAIKSSPKDFIIIDGYPRSVEQMNKLDEVLRGDDDVNLSAVIEVCVSEEVAKERVLGRARGADDNEEVFKNRMAVFSEPIEDIRKFYGDAGVFYSVNGERTVEEIVADINAIIAAQIEKLG, encoded by the coding sequence ATGAAAAGCCTTTTTCTAATCATCGGCGCTCCTGGCAGCGGCAAAACGACCGATGCGAGTATGATCGCTCAGATGAATCAAAGCATCGAGCACTACTCCACGGGCGATCTGCTACGCGCCGAGGTAGCAAGCGGCAGCGCTCTGGGCAGGCAGATAGATGGCTTCATTTCTAAAGGCAATCTCGTGCCGCTTGATATCGTCGTAAATGCTATCGTTAGCGCGATTAAAAGCTCGCCTAAAGACTTCATCATCATCGACGGCTATCCAAGAAGCGTCGAGCAGATGAATAAACTAGACGAGGTGCTGCGAGGCGACGATGATGTAAATCTTAGCGCAGTCATCGAAGTGTGCGTCAGCGAGGAGGTCGCCAAGGAGCGTGTTTTAGGACGCGCTCGCGGAGCGGACGATAACGAGGAGGTCTTTAAAAACCGCATGGCGGTATTTTCAGAGCCGATCGAGGATATCCGTAAATTTTACGGCGACGCGGGCGTATTTTACAGCGTAAACGGCGAGCGCACGGTCGAGGAGATCGTAGCGGACATAAATGCTATAATCGCCGCGCAGATCGAAAAATTAGGCTAG
- a CDS encoding septal ring lytic transglycosylase RlpA family protein codes for MSYQKIALFSVLFALILAGCSFRTAPSSRSSAGGAGKIGKNSPATMRPYKINGKTYYPEQVSVGDTQIGIASWYGPNFHGKYTSNGEIYDMNGMTAAHKTYPMNTMVKVTNRDTGATATVRINDRGPFVDGRIIDLSKTAANLVGVFAKGTAPVKLEVVGFYGRTIAKGSPKATIVGGNFMVQIGAFRNRSGAQIYQRDYHGTAGYPAIIKEFSIDGAPIYRVFLSGFKSEDEARDFAHNGKFTGAFIVRE; via the coding sequence GTGTCGTACCAGAAAATCGCTCTTTTTAGTGTGCTTTTTGCGCTGATTCTTGCCGGTTGCTCGTTTCGCACCGCACCGTCGTCTAGATCGTCTGCGGGCGGTGCGGGCAAGATCGGCAAAAACTCTCCCGCCACCATGCGCCCTTATAAAATCAACGGCAAAACCTACTATCCAGAGCAGGTAAGCGTCGGCGATACCCAGATAGGTATCGCCAGCTGGTATGGGCCGAATTTTCATGGCAAATACACCTCAAACGGCGAAATTTACGATATGAACGGCATGACCGCCGCGCACAAAACCTATCCAATGAATACTATGGTAAAGGTCACGAATCGCGACACTGGAGCTACTGCAACCGTGCGCATCAATGACCGCGGTCCATTCGTGGATGGTCGCATCATTGATCTTAGCAAAACAGCTGCTAATCTAGTAGGCGTATTTGCCAAAGGTACGGCGCCTGTAAAGCTCGAAGTAGTGGGTTTTTATGGGCGCACTATTGCTAAAGGTTCGCCGAAAGCAACCATCGTCGGCGGAAATTTTATGGTGCAAATCGGTGCGTTTAGAAACAGAAGCGGCGCACAAATTTATCAGCGCGATTACCACGGCACAGCGGGATATCCTGCGATCATCAAAGAATTTAGCATAGATGGCGCGCCGATTTATCGCGTCTTTTTAAGCGGATTTAAGAGCGAGGATGAGGCAAGAGATTTCGCGCATAATGGCAAGTTTACTGGAGCTTTCATCGTAAGGGAGTAG
- a CDS encoding NAD(+) kinase, which produces MENKIHKNLKFAGLIAKKSEEIRPVVEQICEILKAQGIELLLEEDGAEFFGLKPHTLAEILKKTNFLISLGGDGTLIGLARLLSDKNAFILGINAGTLGFLTDVQPSEFAKFLKEFLRGEYEIERPFLLEVILENGSGKIVRKTAFNDVVITRSHISSMAKIDAFLNRKYFNTYYGDGVIVSSAVGSTAYNMSANGSIVYPLCDVFCVTPICSHSLTQRPLILPKEYLVSFKNAGNSEVSVVIDGQDVFDMAEFHSVSVKISHAKANLIKRRNYDYFDVLKAKLRWGHGGC; this is translated from the coding sequence ATGGAAAATAAAATTCATAAAAACCTTAAATTCGCGGGGCTAATAGCCAAAAAATCAGAAGAGATTCGCCCCGTCGTGGAGCAAATTTGCGAAATTTTAAAAGCGCAAGGTATCGAGCTTTTGCTTGAAGAGGACGGAGCGGAATTTTTCGGCCTTAAGCCGCATACGCTTGCAGAAATTTTAAAAAAGACCAATTTTTTAATCAGCCTCGGCGGTGACGGCACGCTCATCGGGCTTGCGAGGCTGCTAAGCGACAAAAACGCGTTTATTTTGGGCATCAACGCGGGCACTCTCGGGTTTTTAACGGATGTGCAGCCTAGCGAATTTGCGAAATTTTTAAAGGAATTTTTGCGCGGCGAATACGAGATCGAGCGCCCGTTTTTACTCGAAGTGATACTGGAAAACGGCAGCGGCAAGATCGTCCGCAAGACCGCATTTAACGACGTCGTAATCACCCGTAGCCATATCTCTTCGATGGCGAAGATCGACGCGTTTTTAAATAGAAAATATTTCAATACCTACTATGGCGACGGCGTGATCGTAAGCTCCGCCGTGGGCTCGACCGCGTATAATATGAGCGCGAACGGATCTATCGTCTATCCGCTGTGCGACGTGTTTTGCGTCACGCCGATCTGCTCGCACAGCCTAACGCAGCGGCCTTTGATCTTGCCAAAAGAGTATCTCGTGAGTTTCAAAAACGCCGGAAACTCCGAAGTTAGCGTCGTCATCGATGGACAAGACGTTTTTGATATGGCGGAATTTCACAGCGTGAGCGTTAAAATTTCGCACGCCAAGGCAAATTTAATAAAACGCAGAAACTACGATTATTTCGACGTTTTAAAAGCCAAACTCAGATGGGGGCACGGCGGATGCTAG
- a CDS encoding lytic transglycosylase domain-containing protein, which produces MKAIKFILLALLLVGEAFASQPGLMRANHDYILNQFGIENNESSKNVVAGIFRAINASDRKQFKHIVTSQSHNAYLVKSEVDNIEAPEFLLYLAMVESHLKNTVTSGASAGGMWQLMPATAKNFGLRVDSAVDERRDPAASTDAAFSYILHLKQNFGKWYLALMAYNCGDQKLKNAIAATGSDDLDRLLKSPALPNETKNFIKRIIKYAYIAQNENMRKILLFESEPWGLKRIAVAPGTKLSAVAKQIGISPSQMQDYNAHIKNGISPLNGKYFFYIPQSKYAEFVVNQGAFQAYEPRLKQRKPGRVLAGLANELSLKDKNEIALNNIKFNK; this is translated from the coding sequence ATGAAAGCCATAAAATTTATACTGCTAGCCCTGCTTTTAGTGGGCGAAGCGTTTGCGAGCCAGCCCGGTCTGATGCGCGCAAATCACGACTATATTTTAAATCAATTCGGCATCGAAAATAACGAATCGAGCAAAAACGTAGTCGCGGGAATATTCCGTGCGATCAATGCAAGCGATCGCAAGCAGTTTAAGCATATCGTGACTTCGCAGTCGCACAATGCCTACTTAGTCAAATCCGAGGTCGATAACATCGAAGCTCCGGAGTTCTTATTGTATTTGGCAATGGTAGAATCTCATCTTAAAAATACGGTCACATCAGGCGCTAGTGCAGGTGGTATGTGGCAGCTGATGCCGGCGACCGCAAAAAATTTCGGTCTTAGAGTAGATAGTGCAGTAGATGAGCGTCGCGATCCCGCAGCCTCTACGGATGCTGCGTTTTCGTATATTTTGCATCTGAAGCAAAATTTTGGCAAGTGGTATTTAGCGCTAATGGCGTATAATTGTGGCGATCAAAAGCTTAAAAATGCGATTGCAGCTACTGGCAGCGATGATCTGGATCGCTTGCTAAAAAGCCCTGCACTTCCTAATGAGACTAAGAATTTTATTAAGCGCATTATCAAATACGCTTACATCGCTCAAAATGAAAATATGCGTAAAATCCTGCTTTTTGAAAGTGAGCCGTGGGGGCTAAAGCGTATCGCCGTAGCTCCGGGCACAAAGCTAAGCGCGGTTGCAAAACAGATCGGAATTTCGCCGTCGCAGATGCAGGATTACAACGCGCATATTAAAAACGGAATTTCGCCGCTTAACGGCAAGTACTTCTTTTATATCCCACAAAGCAAATATGCAGAATTTGTCGTAAATCAAGGCGCGTTTCAAGCGTATGAACCACGTCTGAAACAGCGCAAGCCAGGACGCGTGTTAGCAGGTTTGGCGAACGAGCTTAGCCTCAAAGACAAAAACGAAATAGCGCTAAATAATATAAAATTCAACAAATAA